The following coding sequences lie in one Ostrea edulis chromosome 8, xbOstEdul1.1, whole genome shotgun sequence genomic window:
- the LOC125663148 gene encoding fibroleukin-like → METAGGGWTAFQRRLHWSVKFNRTWEEYKIGFGIPEVDYWIGNDVIHQLTKGINSSLHVVIKLPTGETLYELYDHFSIADEANKYKLFLEGPATGTLGDSLLVGTQNLNGMYFSTLDQDNDVYPAWHCGAGMGGGWWFRNCCYAFLNGAWFSGSFGVSWFPKLPAGSKANETLLMVKPR, encoded by the exons ATGGAGACGGCTGGTGGAGGATGGACG GCATTTCAAAGACGACTTCATTGGTCTGTGAAATTCAATCGGACTTGGGAAGAGTACAAGATCGGGTTTGGTATCCCGGAAGTGGATTATTGGATAG GAAATGACGTAATCCACCAATTAACAAAGGGAATCAACTCTTCTCTCCATGTTGTCATCAAGTTACCAACCGGTGAAACACTGTACGAGTTATATGACCACTTCTCTATAGCTGACGAGGCAAACAAATACAAACTATTTCTGGAAGGACCGGCAACAGGGACACTAG gtgaCAGCTTGTTGGTAGGTACTCAGAATCTGAATGGAATGTATTTCAGCACGCTGGATCAGGACAATGATGTGTACCCCGCCTGGCACTGTGGTGCAGGAATGGGGGGAGGGTGGTGGTTCAGAAATTGTTGCTACGCGTTCCTTAATGGCGCCTGGTTTTCGGGTTCGTTTGGGGTATCTTGGTTCCCAAAACTCCCCGCTGGATCAAAGGCGAACGAGACGTTGCTAATGGTAAAACCACGATAA